The following proteins come from a genomic window of Dermacentor albipictus isolate Rhodes 1998 colony chromosome 8, USDA_Dalb.pri_finalv2, whole genome shotgun sequence:
- the LOC139049283 gene encoding probable serine/threonine-protein kinase DDB_G0281745, giving the protein MTSHRLQMGPHMAPSVATIDPEVRSHDVTSHRLQMGPHIAPAEASTLRVPILPLALLSLLTPSLSSSSSPAGSDAAHHASVPILPLALLPLLTPSLSSSSSPAGSDAAHHASVPILPLALLPLLTPSLSSSSSPAGSDAAHHASVPILPLALLPLLTPSLSSSSSTAGSDAAHHASIKQQQQQQQQQQQQQQQQQQQQQQQQQQQQRLRPHNPSRRTL; this is encoded by the exons atgacgtcacaccggctgcagatggggcctcatatggCGCCGTCGGtcgccaccattgaccctgaagtgagatcacacgatgtgacgtcacaccggctgcagatggggcctcatatcgcgccggcggaggcctccacgcttcg cgttcccatactgcccctcgcgctcctGTCCCTGCTCACGCCTTcattgtcttcgtcttcttccccagctggctccgatgccgctcatcatgccagcgttcccatactgcccctcgcgctcctGCCCCTGCTCACGCCTTcattgtcttcgtcttcttccccagctggctccgatgccgctcatcatgccagcgttcccatactgcccctcgcgctcctGCCCCTGCTCACGCCTTcattgtcttcgtcttcttccccagctggctccgatgccgctcatcatgccagcgttcccatactgcccctcgcgctcctGCCCCTGCTCACGCCTTcattgtcttcgtcttcttccacagctggctccgatgccgctcatcatgccagc attaaacaacaacaacaacaacaacaacaacaacaacaacaacaacaacaacaacaacaacaacaacaacaacaacaacaacaacaacaacgtttgAGGCCACACAACCCGTCAAGGCGTACATTGTAA